From Solanum stenotomum isolate F172 chromosome 2, ASM1918654v1, whole genome shotgun sequence:
TATAATAATTACCTTTCTTCAAACAAGAATACTCTTTCATTATTATGCCTAAAATGTAAGAGGAATGTGACGGAGTAATAAATACTTCTTTGTTTTTAATCGGAGTTTGAGATATGAATATAGAATCCTCTTTATTAAGAAAGGTTTTTATCATAAAGTAAAACTTTCTGATgcgaatttaaatttaattgagcttcaatacaaatatgaatgatagtgatttaaaaaaaattagaaacttTAGATTGCTCAATGAAAAATAATCACATGAACAAAATGCACGTTGATCAATATAAATTGTTTTCTTGGTGCATAAAAAATTAGACGTTgcaatatatcattttttggttaaaatttagggaaaaggcataaattccCCCTTCAACTTAtaccgaaaagtcagttacacactTCAACTATTAtgacgacctattacacacctttactacttaaaagtgaatttatttactCCCTGAGACGTGTAACACCACTCTCACAGCATGTAGTGTATTACACTCGCTGCCACATCATCGCCATGTCAGTGTCAcgtcaaattttatattttttctattctttttgttttcttttctttattaattaactttctttttgttaactctattttacactaattaatctctaattaattattaaaattctctaATAGTTGTATCTTTTTTATAATCCCACCCACTTTCTCTAATCTCATCGGAGAAATCATTCATTTGAATTTATACAAGAATTTTCTTTGTCTTCTCCGGTGAAGAACAACCAACCCATCACCACCATAAGTCCACCTCCACAACGccatttgttcttcttttttgacGAACCATCAGCCAACAACCACCACAAAACAACCACTCAAAATCCAAATCAATCACCAACaaacaccaaaccaaacccCCTTACCTTATCCCTTTGCGATtttattcttttgatttgttttaaagGTGCGTCGGCAAGCTCAAAGCTTCAGCCATGGCTCCGATGAAGTTCCAAAGAGCTCCATACTTTCAGATCTGAAAAACCAACAAATAATCTGGACAACCAACAACACCACTACTACACTCACGTCATTGTGAATCTTTAAGGttgtgatgaaaaataaaaagttgtgatgaaaattaaagaatgaagaagaagagggtaaTGGGTGGGGATGAaagattttgactttttaattctttttctaaagGGTAATGGAAGGGGAAAcgaagattttgattttttaaattctttttttaactttaattttttctgaCGCGccagttttttatttattttttatttttttgacacgTCAGTTTTAGGGagtaaataaattcacttttaagtagtaaaggtgtgtaataggtcgtcaTAATAGTTgaagcgtgtaactgacttttcggtaTAAGTTGAAGGGggaatttatgccttttccctaaaatttacaatttgaaataatcCATGATGTCCAGAAAAAAATCACGTGAACATAATAATTTATGATttgaataaagaaaataatccTACAAAGATCTATGACAtgtaaaaataaagattttttttttttttttataaaactgaaaataaattcataaaaggCTATAGAGTACTTGACCTAATCTAGCCTATTTCAGAACTATAGAAGTTAAAGAAGAATAGACAATTATTATGAATCCAAAAATGCTATGACCACTAAAGGATGTGATATGATGGTAAATGAAGTTGCTTCTTTTTTAAtcaagttttgagtttgaattcTGTGTATGAAGTAATTCTTGATAGGAGCACTTCTCCTGAATAGAACCTTACGTAATGTAAATTTCAGTATGGACAccgaataagaaaaaaatgcaCCCCAAAATAAATGCTATATCAAATTCTTTGTCCCATCTTATTATGTGAtgtgaaaatgaaatgaaaggcACGTACTTCTAGTCCCATTTAATTTGAACTTATCATATTTGGAAGTTAAATAAGTTCATCAACtaccattttcttttaaaagatattttaattatagaaaacaatatttatatgtaatatttttacaaaactCTTATGGTAATTTATTTTGCAACTTAACTATCAGAAGTCCgaatatttattttctctagATATTGTTTGATCAAAACTATTGTAAAggtaaatatatttctttttaaaaaactattttagaGAAACGAGctttttgaccaattttttttttgtttaaaaatgtgttttgaataataatagaaattatttttcaaaaacatataaCCAAATACAGTTTGATGGTCtgatattgaaaaaaaacacgtttgatttgtcaaattgagaaatcaaaCACAAATGCTATTCTTTCACTCACGTTTTTATTGAACTCAAATGACATCAATAAAAATTGCAGTAGAGTGATAaatactcatttatttttaaccaaATATATAATGATCGAGTTTCCATACCTTTGTTGGGGAGCACTTTATGCTTGATATAGGCTTTCTTGATGCAAGTTCAGTCGAGCTCCAATGCGGTGCGAGACATccgatgatttttttaaaaaaaactcaaatgaCACGTCATTGCCACCTGTAGAGATCTATTTTGCTACTCCAAAGAATTGTACatcctgcaaaaaaaaaaactcaattatACCAAACATTAACGTTGTACTCAATTTTCTCTGTTCCATTTCTCTCCAATTTCTGTTCTCTTTCTCCGGTAAGTTCATCTAGTCTTTAcagaaaaaaaaaccctttgATTTCACCCAGTAATTTCGTTCTTCATTTAGTTACTTACACGTTTTGTACTCTTACGTAAATACTGTATattataaaagtataaaaaagtATTACTGCTAAGTATTCAATACGATGTCAAATGATTATGGCAGTGGCACATTCGGATCATATTAAAAAGAATATGCTTTTTTTCAACGCTCAGTCTTTGACAGTTATTGTTTCTGAATTATGATTTCTTTGtatattgtattttgtatttgtgggtttcttgatttttgtgaCCCTAATAAGCTCAGCACTGATTATTTGAGCTGAGTTTAGTTTCTGATACCATTTTATTGATggggttttggtttgatttgttGGGTATTCAGCAATTTTGTGTATTGTTGTAGTATATACATGTTTCCCTCTTTTTGAATTGTGATCAAATAGAGAGTAAAGATTGGGAAAACTATTAAAAATTGGATTTTTATGGTGAAGATTTGGAGATTTAGTCAATTTGATGAATGGAATGTAGTAATGAGGGGGAAAGATTCAATCTTTGATaaattggggttttgattttgtGATGGGGAAATAAGATTCTGTAAAGTGGAAGCTTGTTTGGTAGATATTgataatatttagaaaaaatgaaTACTGTGGGGAGGATAGGTAGCTACATTGGGAGAGGGGTAAGTAGTGTTTCGGGGACTTTCCATCCATTTGGTGGTGCTGTAGATATCATAGTGGTGGAGCAGCCGGATGGGAGTTTGAAATCCTCTCCTTGGTATGTTCGATTCGGGAAGTTTCAGGGAGTTTTGAAGGCAAGAGAAAATGTGGTTAATATAGCTGTCAATGGCGTTGAAGCTGGTTTTCATATGTATTTAGATGGTAGGGGACGGGCTTTCTTTATAAAGGAGGTAGATATAGAAGATGGGGattctttgtcttcttcttcatcctcaGGTGAGGATACTGATGGGCAAACCAGTAGTAAGCGGCCAACAATATCAAAGAGTTGCAATTATGATGTTGCTGAATCTAATTCAACTGCTCAGATTAACTTGAGCGGTGAGAATGTCTCGGTGAGGGCCAATTCCCGAAGACCTGGGATTTTAGGCCGGGTTTTTGGGACAAAGTCGATGAAAAAAGTCAGGCTTCCTGGGGAAGAAAATGATGCCAGTATTATGAGGACAGACTCGTTGGAGTGTGCTGAAATGGCAGCTGATCTGTTAGAAATGAAGTGGTCTACTAATCTTACCCCGAAGAGGTACAACAGAGATTACGTCATACCAGTTGCTGCCCAAGATATGTCAAAGAGTGTTAAAGAAGAGGACTTGCAAGCAAATGACAAGAAAAGTGATACGAGCTCTCTTGCACATGATAACATGTTAGACAATCTTGACTTCCGTGAGCCTGATTGTGAGAAGGATGATGGTTCTCATCCAAGCTTTCAAACTCAAGAGGAGTCTGTCAAGGTAACTGGTAAACATGTGTTTTTTCCAGAATCTGAGAATGCCGCAAGAGGGTCCGTTGTCCAAGATGTTGAAGATTATAGTCGTGAAGAAAGCTTAAGAATTTCTGGTGACAGTGGTGAACTAGGCGTAGTTAACGCTGATCATGATGCCACGGGTGGTACATTTATATCTGAGGTTGCGAGCCCCTTTTCAAAATTTGTGGATTCCCCTGATATAAAGAAACATGATTCTTTTACAGTTAGCCGTCTTCCCGAGGAGGAACATGAAAATGCTGCAGTCCAGTCCTTTTTCTATTGTGAAACTGAAGAGAACTCGACAACAGTGCTGGATGTTTCAACTGAAGAGTTCACTCAAAACTTGTGTGCTTCTCGCGATCTTGAAGCTCGTATGCACACCCAAACAGTCCTCAGTATGAATGATTTAATGTCAAAGGGAAACTCTCAACCAGAAGAggatttattatttgaaaaggATCCTTCAAATGGTTTCAAGGTTATAACCAACAACACTTATCCAAACTCAATCTCTCATTTTTTGGTCTCCGATAGCGGTTCGTTGAATAGCTCTGCTGCAAAAAATTTTGGGTGCGTTTTACCCATCTCTTGTTCAAACACCTCAACCGATAAAGCAACAAGCATAAATGATAAAGCAACAGGCAAACTTGGAGCCTCTTCCGAGGCTCTTGGTGATCCTAATGGATCTAGTGGCAGTTTGGTCCCACTTCCTGTTTCTTCATTAGAAAGCTTGGAGGAAGAGCACCTCATCTTTGGTGATATTGATGATGATTACGACACTGTAGGCAGATACACGGAGTCCACTTCTTCAGATTATAAGGAAAATGAAGATTACCCCCCTGCATCTTCAGGCTCTCCTGATATCAACGACTACCGAGTACCGAACTATGAATCTGGTCCTACTCTGGACAAGTCCATCCAAAGTGATCTGCCAATTGTTGCAGATGGAAGAAAACTCAGAACTGTATTAAGCAATGTTGACATTCCTGCAATAGTTCAGGGCAATGAAGTTATGCGGATGGGCAGATCTTTACCCAATATGTGGTCTCATGATACTGCTTTTCCTTCTAATCCTGAGGATTTACATTCATCAATTGTACTACAGACAACAGAAGTTGCTGAGTTCACAAAGgaggtgaaaaatatttcagccACCCCAGTAATTGGTAAGAGAGTATACAATTGTGCGCCCtcttaaaatcattttgaagCTTATTGTGATGCTTTTTCTACTCTTTATCTTTGTATAGTTTGATGTTCagataatttttctattttgtccGGTGATACTGTGATTTTACCTTGAAGGACCtgaagtttaattttgttttagatCGCCTGAGAGGTTATATGCTGGAAAAAGAAGCTTATTGATGTTGACTAAAAAAATTAGGCAAGATAATCATTGACGAGTTAAAATGAATCTTTGCAGAAAGAGATCCTAGATCCATTAATTCATTGGGTAGTAGTAGCAGCTGGAGATCATGGTCTTTTGCTTTCAAGAGATCAAGAAGCATGAAAAATTCTGGCTTGTCCATGGATGAAGATGTAAATACTGCTAAGGATATTTCAAAAAACACAGGTGGTAATAGAGAAGAAGATGTGCCAAGGCCAAAGATTtctaagaagaaaataatggtaACCACTCCAGCACCTGAACAGCTGGCTACTTTGAATCTGAAGGAGGGAAAAAACATAGTTGTTTTCACATTCTCGACTGCAATGCTGGGGAAACAGCAGGTCATATGCTGGGACTTTTTTTTCCCATTACATCCCCCTTTTGTGTTTGAGCACTTTCAAGAAATTTTACATCTTTCTTTCTATGTAAGTGTGGCAAATGCTTCCATGTTTATAATTTGTCTAAGGTACTTACTTCACAGGTTGATGCATGTATATACTTGTGGAGATGGGACTCAAAAGTTGTAATATCTGATGTTGATGGAACAATTACAAGGTAATTGATTCATTTTCTACTATAGATAGTTGGTGATGTTATCCTCTGTACGAGCTTGCTTTTGTGTCCAAGACGTTCTATTTTGGTCTACTTTGATCACAATGAATGTAACATTAGTTAACTTCTAATTTATGCAAATGTTCGCCTTGGTGGTTATTAGGTAAGATATATCAACTTTGATCTGTTACAAAAATCTgtcttatccttttttttttgataagtagGAACTGTCTTATCCAACATCAACTTTAGCAAGTAGTAACAATTTTGGCTGTAAATTGCTTTCTACATGTAGTTAACTTTGTGATTCACTTCCATGTCCAACTACCTAAGCATTGGATGTGAGATGTTCATAATTGCTGGACCTTAAGATGATGCACTTGGAGCTGTTGAAAAATTCCACAAGCCTAGCGCTCACCCTCTGTAATAGATTGTCACAAGAATTAAGaataaagtttttataaattattgtaGAGAAAAATGGGTCAAAAGTTAGATATGAATTGGATGTTTTGGTACTAAtgagattttatattttgaaaggGAACCTGGAAGATGGAATTTGGACACCAAATTTGAAAACCTCTTCgaacatttcttttaaatgtcCTATAGAGTTTCCCTAGAATTGTTTCTGATCTGAAATACAAAATTGTAATATAACTAGAAATGAACTTCTGAATAGAGAATCAAAGCAGAAAATTAATGTAACTTCACCCATACACCCATACTTTACACCATCTGACCTTGAAACATTCTACTGAAAAATAGGGCTTATTTGGCGCAACCTGAAGTATAGTTATCAGAAAGGAGGAAATGAATCCAGTAGGGATGCAATTTAGCAGAGTTCAAAAAGCAATTGACAAGTTTGGTGTGCCCCCTGGCTCTTGGATCAAGTAGATTGAGCCATAGAATTTTTGACTGAAGCCACACATCACGATTCTATGTTGTGTCTTTCCATCAAAACCTGGAACAGCAACAGATAAATAATGTCATTTCTAGCAAATTTGCCTAGTGTTCCTTTTATAGGCAGAGTTTAAGTTATAGCTTTTCTAGGTTGAGCCATTCTTTCACTAGAATTACCTATAACCTGAGATGATATATTGAAACAGGTGGAAGTTGGTTTACATTTTCCAACTTGTTTAAATTAGATATCTAAGGTTCAAACTTTTCTATGCTGGTCCTTTCTCCTCTTAAACTTCTGTTGGTTCCACTCTTTGGTTCCTTTGTGAACAAAAAAGGTAGACTTTTGTTTGAGCTGGTTGATATATGATAAACAATATAGATGCTCTTCCTGGTGCCTGTCTGATGTGCGATATTTTTGTCAATTAAACAGATCTGATGTTCTAGGACAGTTCATGCCTTTGGTTGGGATGGATTGGTCACAGATAGGCGTTGCACATCTCTTTTCGGCCATCAAGGTCCGTAGACTTCATTTGCTttctctttttccctttttttgagATTTATTCAAACTTCTTGCTGCTTCTGCTAATTTTGTAGTTCTGGCAAGTAATCTGTCATTAGGCCCCAGTTTTTATCTTAAGAATGTTCCTTTTCCTCTGTTAGCTAAGGGTCAAAATGTATCTACACTTCTTCTATGTTAATATATTACTCTTTGTCCTCATTTATGAGGAATActttccaaaaagaatgtcatacTTTTTTCTCCATACTTTcttatttaaaaacaatttgactcttaacttctttttcTGCCCTAATAAgatgatttatagccacacaaatgtcgatgacatattttagaccacaagcttcaaaagtctttctttcttaacTTTCATCACCACATAAATTTGGGTtggagtttttatttttaactcatTATATCACAGGAGTGCATCATGATTAGACAATTCCTCTTTGCTGCAGGAGAATGGATATCATTTGCTTTTCCTAAGTGCACGTGCTATTTCACAGGCCTATCTCACTAGACAATTCCTCTTTAATCTTATGCAGGtaatttgataaaaagaaaatttggcTTAAGTAATCACTTTTTCCTCTCCTTCATTTATttgacttcattttttttacttttgattttgataattgcaGAATGGCGTGGGATTACCAGAAGGACCAGTTCTTACATCACCTGATGGAATTTTCCCTTCTCTATTTCGAGAAGGTCACTAGTTattcatttctttattttctgaAGAGTTTCCCCTTGATTTTTTCATTGTTCCAAACTATGCATCCCATTGAATTGCTAATATTTTGTTTGATGTATTCTTATGAATGAATCATGATTATTGGAATTAAACAAGACCATCCATTATCGTCTGGGTAGCTAAAAACAAGACCATATTGTACTTTCTATCCTTGTATACTTTTCAGTTGGGGGTGCTGGTAGAGAGCATTAAAGTAGAAGTAAGCTGTTGCCGGTGCTTACCGTTTGCTCCCACCACTCTTTGATGAGCATTTGCATAGTTACGCCACTCTTGCTACCACATGTTTCTAAAAAAACATTCAGTTAGTGCCAGAGTGCTCAGATTGCTGCTCCCACTCTGATatcttctttgatttttttattttttttggttgatgaattatgtatgttctTTGATTTAAGTGCATTTGAAGAAGGAACTTATTCTTGAAGATGTAACAACAATTTTATTGATATTATCTACTCCAGCGAACATGGTAATTGGTAATGATCCCAGGAAGTTGATGCTATCAGTTGTTGGATATTTACCGACTTTTCTCATACTCTCATGTTCTTATGtcgttttttatttatttagttgttTTAGTGATTTTAAATGCCCTGTTGACAATTACCTCCACAATTCTGCAATATAAACGGAAAGATCGATGACATTGCCGGCAACATGCCTCAAACTGTATCAGTAGCAACATGCATTTAGAATGCAAAAGGCATTTTGGTCCAGTGGCTGCTGGTTTCATGCGAAAAGGCATTGTTGGTTCACTGGCTGCTGTttcgatttttttcttttacagcATGAACTTAAAATGTGAAAGAAACTAGTTTTTATTCTGCATTGTAACTCCAATCTCCGTGCTTGCAGAATGTCTTAATCTGATTGAGTATTAGAATATTAGGACATGCTCTCAATTTTGCTAATATTATGACTGAGAGATGCATATTCTGTACATTTTGCAGTGGTTAGAAGAGCTCCTCATGAATTCAAAATCGCTTGCTTAGaggtcagtttcttgattcagATTTGCTTCCTTTTTTCGTAATAGAACTTTTGGCATTTTAAGCAAAAGGAGTTTTGCACGTCTGCCAAAGCCACAAGGCTGGGGAGGCTTAGAGACTATTGCTTTGATGATCTGCATTATGTTtagtgctttttttttttttttactgaaatAAAGACAACTcaattatatctttattttttgttagattAAGGGAGTTATGACTTGTAAACATTATACAACCCGAGTAAGTGTAATAGATGGGTAGTTGGCGCTTTTGTGTTATGATGCACGAAGACTCACTGTTTAAACTGGTAATTTACACATGCTCAATATGTACAAACCAGCTGCTCGAGCCTCGATGCACTAAGATTTGGTTACTATTTAGGAAATCTTACTGCTGTTCAAGGTAGATGACAAGTTGGGTTGTTTGGTGTCGCTTAAAATATGGCTATGCAGAAACATCAAATGTTTTTGATGAAACAAATAAATCGCAAGATGGGTATAATGGCTAAAAAGAGTAAGTGTGAAACTTTGGGAAACATCTTTTACCATGTACACAACaaaggtttttttttcctttatgtattttgttttatttttctggGAATAACAAAGAACGCAAATTCTTGTGGGCAAGGAGTATCAAAATTACTGGCTGTGTGGCAGATATAATTACTAACGTTGAGCATATGTATCTAGCTATGGTGACAAATGCAGATCAATAACATGTTAAGTTTCAAGTTTGCAGGATATAAAAGCATTGTTCCCTTCTGATAGGAATCCCTTTCCCTTCTATGCTGGTTTTGGAAACAGACACACAGATGAGATTAGCTACCTCAAGGTTGGAATACCTAAAGGGAAAATCTTTACCATCAACCCAAAGGTACAGTCAACTGTTACTATCAACTGGAAAGGACCTTTTGCAGATAACTCTGTTAAAGaaagtttcttattttttatattctacAGGGTCAAATCGTTGTAAATCGACACATAGACACAAAATCATATACCTCTCTTCATAGTCTTGCCACTGCCATGTTTCCAGCCATTCTCTCATGTGAGCAGGTTGGATTTTTTCCCTTCTCTAACTATGAATTTTGGATCATTAGAATGTAACAGAGCGAAGAGAAGAATGTGATCTCATGCTACAGTTTTTTTACCTTCTGCAGAGAATGTAGGATATAATTAGCTTTCTTGAACTGGAGTATAAGATTCACTTCCAGCATCATGTTAACTTTAATATCTCACCATCTTGTCTAGTCATGAACATGTTTCCCTTATTTAGAGACTTAAACCCGATCTAGAATTACAGTAGGTTCACTACACTCAAGTTCTTTCACCTTGTCTCCTGTGGAAGCTCAAAATTCTTGACTTGTTATCCTTTTTTGTTTCAAACCAATGTCTGTTGTGCTAGGCCCTGCAGCCAAGGAGCAGCCATTTGGTGTGCCCCTTCTTGCTGCAGTGTTCTTGTACAGTGATACTTTTTCTTTAAATGATTAGTATCATTTTCGAGATCGGGATTGAGATAGTAGTTGTTATATCCTCATTATCGGTATCTTTTTGTATAGCAGACACTTTGAAGAGTGTCTCCTCCTGGAACAGTCTCTCTACTGTGACAGGGTTGGATAAATTCTGTTCTAAATAATTAAACCAATTataggaagaaaaaaagggtAAGACCTTGGGACTCTTTCCTTAGGctggaaattttttatggaCAACATGTGAAGTCTAGAAGTTATTGAATTGGAAAGATACTAAGTTGCATCCTTTTACTGGTAATAGAGCCTAATAGTGCTGAAACTTGAAatgttatttttggaaaattaaaaCTGTGTACAGagcaaagaaaattgaaaagtaaGGAACTTTGAACCTTTGGTCCTTTTCACTTGGCtgaacattttttattattgtactTACAAAATCAAAATCGAATTAGGGATAGCCAGCACATATCACTACTGAAAGTACCAACGTTATCAGCTTAAGCTAAACCAGTTTTTCTATGTAAATGTTAAGAGTGTACCACAATGGTTGAGGAAATTGGTTGTCTGTTTGTATGGTTTTGTACAATTTTCATCATAGGATCTAGCTTTTGCGATTGAGTTAAGCCCTATGTTAATTTTCTTAACATGATACCAGAGCCAGACCCGTCACTGTTGTAGTATTTCCCAGTATTGGGTCCTGAAGTTATGTTACTGACGTACCGGAAGTGCAGGGTGTGTTGAGGTTTTAGGGTTTCCCATATTGGTTTAGGAAATGTGATATTGTCTCGTCATATGGTTTCGGACTAccgtattattttgttgtaattaGTTTACCAAATGCTTTTACTTTCATTACTTCTTTTTGAACTGATTTGGACGGTTTTTCCTTGAGCCGAgagtctatcggaaacaacctctctacctgtAAGGGTAAGGCTTGCGTACACCTCACTTTGTTGTTGGCATCTGCAAAGAATTTGTCAGTTGTCAATTCAGATTATGGTTATTCCCCATGTGCGAAAAGGATAGATTTCTTGATTCTGAAATATCCTTGGACAATCGCATTTTCTAGTCGGGATGAGAAATTTTATgctgtttattttttgtttgtaaatGGATCATTGACTGCCGTTTAGTCAGCGTGCTGCTTGATCACATCCCATACTCTTTCGGGATATGAAGTAGGTGCAAGTCACGATGTCAAATGCTTCTTTCATGTACATCCAGTGCTGTCTGCAAGCTTCAATAATCTTACTCTTGTTCAACAATTTTCACTTTTCTTCAGGAGGATTTTAACGTGTGGAATTTCTGGAGAATTCCACCGCCttatattgattgaaaattagCAGAGTCCACCCTGAactatttttttgagattcaGGGATGGTACCCCCACGGCCAGCGTAAGATTCAGGtaacttttatttatagtttcaACTTATGATGCTGAAATTACAGGAATTTGTTACATTAGTGTAGATTCCGAACACAGTCTGTGGTCTAATGTGTAtgcttttacattttttttcaacttcttgCAGCAAAAGGCAAACGTGTTTTATACTACATATACAAGTCAAGTTTGACTGAACCACAAAC
This genomic window contains:
- the LOC125855466 gene encoding phosphatidate phosphatase PAH2-like, which translates into the protein MNTVGRIGSYIGRGVSSVSGTFHPFGGAVDIIVVEQPDGSLKSSPWYVRFGKFQGVLKARENVVNIAVNGVEAGFHMYLDGRGRAFFIKEVDIEDGDSLSSSSSSGEDTDGQTSSKRPTISKSCNYDVAESNSTAQINLSGENVSVRANSRRPGILGRVFGTKSMKKVRLPGEENDASIMRTDSLECAEMAADLLEMKWSTNLTPKRYNRDYVIPVAAQDMSKSVKEEDLQANDKKSDTSSLAHDNMLDNLDFREPDCEKDDGSHPSFQTQEESVKVTGKHVFFPESENAARGSVVQDVEDYSREESLRISGDSGELGVVNADHDATGGTFISEVASPFSKFVDSPDIKKHDSFTVSRLPEEEHENAAVQSFFYCETEENSTTVLDVSTEEFTQNLCASRDLEARMHTQTVLSMNDLMSKGNSQPEEDLLFEKDPSNGFKVITNNTYPNSISHFLVSDSGSLNSSAAKNFGCVLPISCSNTSTDKATSINDKATGKLGASSEALGDPNGSSGSLVPLPVSSLESLEEEHLIFGDIDDDYDTVGRYTESTSSDYKENEDYPPASSGSPDINDYRVPNYESGPTLDKSIQSDLPIVADGRKLRTVLSNVDIPAIVQGNEVMRMGRSLPNMWSHDTAFPSNPEDLHSSIVLQTTEVAEFTKEVKNISATPVIERDPRSINSLGSSSSWRSWSFAFKRSRSMKNSGLSMDEDVNTAKDISKNTGGNREEDVPRPKISKKKIMVTTPAPEQLATLNLKEGKNIVVFTFSTAMLGKQQVDACIYLWRWDSKVVISDVDGTITRSDVLGQFMPLVGMDWSQIGVAHLFSAIKENGYHLLFLSARAISQAYLTRQFLFNLMQNGVGLPEGPVLTSPDGIFPSLFREVVRRAPHEFKIACLEDIKALFPSDRNPFPFYAGFGNRHTDEISYLKVGIPKGKIFTINPKGQIVVNRHIDTKSYTSLHSLATAMFPAILSCEQEDFNVWNFWRIPPPYID